One Rhinolophus ferrumequinum isolate MPI-CBG mRhiFer1 chromosome 10, mRhiFer1_v1.p, whole genome shotgun sequence genomic window, ATCTGTTGTTGTAGAAACTGATatgtggctggaggcagttaatcaaagctagttaGGAGCTTTTTCTATAGGCACTatggaccccctcccacccctcctcctcctacattttctaacttctacctaacacaATCATCACCACTGTGGTCTTAAGAAATATGGATCACTTTTTTATACCAGAACTCAAATAAGGACACTACTCTTCCCTGCACTACAGCTGAAACCAGGATACCTGGTTCACATAAGACTttaccaaagatgtgaaagagaaATGGCCTCAGAAAAGCATGGCTGACACAGTGGCTTACTTAAGCTAGATCCACCCAGGCTGCTGCCATTGGGAGGCATCACCTTGGCATTCTCCACTTGGGATCACATATCACCTTCTCAAAGTCTTGACCCCAAAGAGCAAGAATGCTCCCTTCCTGCCTAGCTGGTCTCCTACTCAGTTCCAGGCCTCCACTCGTTTCTCCACAGGTACTCACTGAGCACCTAACCTACGGCAGGCACTCTGCAcaccctggggacacagtggtggGTAAAGAGCAGCTGCCTTCACAGTATGCACAATCTATAGGGGACAGACAACAGATAAACAACAAGCCCCTGACAGATGGCAATAAGTACTGAGAAGGAATAATGAAGTCTCTCTGAGAaggtaacatttactgagctctgaGGGTTGAGAAGGAGCCAGTaaattgaaaagcaaagagaacattccaggtaaaaggaacagtaagtgcaaaggccctgagacaggaagGAGAGACAGCAAGAAGGCCACAGTGGCTGCAGCAGAGAGCAAGGGACAGGGAGAATGGCAGGAGGTGGAGAAATAGGTCAAACTAGAACACACAAGGTCTTTCAGGTCTTGCTAACTGTGAAGAGAAGCTTCTGAAGGGTTTGGAGAAGGAGCATGTCATGGTATGACTTATATTTTAGAGCTccctctggctgctctgtggaaCAGGTTAAGAGCCTGAAGCTGTCTTCCAAACACACTATGGTAGTGGTAGcagtgaagaaagagagaaatggacacCTTTGACACTTATTTTGGAGGTAGAACCCACAGACTTGCTGATGGATTGGGAGGGGTGTCTCTTGACCTGTGACTCATGCTGGTAATGGCCATCTCCTTCCCGAGCACTTCTTCCCATCCACAAGGGCTTAGCTCACAGGGCTCAACAGGACAACCACAGACAGTGACTCCCCCTTGCAGAAGACCCACTCAGGAACTGAGTGGAAGAGCTCAGTTCTTCCCAAGTACAAGAAAATGGAGGCATAGCTGGGGAGTGTGCATGCCAGGTATGGAGTGGTCAGGAAAGGTGCACAGATTCCTCAGATAAGTAAACTCAAGGAGGGGCCTTCAAGGTACAGATTCGGTGAGTCACCCcccagtgtccatcaactgaaCATTCAACAACACTGATATTACCTTATGCTTGTACAGAGCTTAGTACTTTACATAAACATTTGCCTGCCATTGTCCCAGCCCTGAGTGGTTAGGACAGGTATTAATACTCATCTGACAGAGGAAATAACAGAGGACCCACAAGGAGCAGAGACAATATATATAGTACCTGTGAAGATACAGGGTCCCTTATGGTAAAGCTCCTGCCCACTGGTTGTCCCAGGGCGGCGGATACCCAGTGTTTGCCGCGCGTCCCCGGGGCCGGTGTGCCGAGCTGCCTACCTGGGTCACCGCCCTGGGCTGAGCGAGGCCTCCCGCCTGCCTTCCCGCCTCAGTGGGCTTGGGCGCGCCGCGGGCGTCTGAGCGGGATTCCTTCCGGAATCAAAGCCCGCGCCCTCCGGCTCTACTCACCACCGTGGCCGCGGGGTGTCTGGGCGTCCCCTCTGAAGATGACCCTGCTCTAATCCACGCGTGCGAATGCTGGCGGCCGGGTGCCGCCCTTCCCCGACCAAGGGCGCTCCGGGCCCCCGCGCCGTGACCGCCGCCGCCGCTCCGTGTCGGCGTACGCGCGTGCGTGAGCGCGTGCCGACCGGGCCCGCACGACCCGCCCTCGGGCGCCCCCGCCGCTCAGCGCGCGTCGCGCGGCCCGGAGCTGCCCGCCAGCCGATGCGCCGCGCCCTACCGGGTGGGTACCTGGCCTCACCCCCGAGCCGCGTGCGACCGGAGTCCGAGCCGGCGGTGGCTGGCCGGAAGCCTCCTTAGCGGAGCCCCATGATGTCAGCCGGCCCGGAGCCGCGGCCGCGAGGCGGCGAGGATGGGACCGAGGACGCCGCGCCGCCGCCCGTCCGCTCCTCGCCCTCCGACGGCGGTGCAGGTGCCGGCCCCGGCCCGGGCTCCGGTTCGCCCGCCCCGTCGTCCGGCAGCCCCGCGGCCGCCGCGTCCCCCGCGCCCTGGCCCGCGCCGCTGCCCGCGGCCCAGCCTCCCGCGAGTCTGTGGCTGGAGCTCGGACCCGCCTGCATGAGGACGCAGCAATGCCCCAGCAAGTCGAGCGGGCAGACGAGCGGCGACCTCGGCACtagcagcagcagcggcggcggcagcagcgcgGGCTTGTCCCCGGGCTCCGACTCGGACAGCAGCGGCGTAGTgtgcggcggccgcggcggcatGCGGGGCGCCCTGTCGCGCTCCTGGAGCCTGGAGAGCCTGCGCTCGGCCACCGCCGGTAAGGGCGCCGCGCCGCCCTCCGCGCCGCCCGCCCCCCTTCCACTCCTACGTCTGTCCTTTCGAGTTCATTCTGTCCTTTTCCTGCGAAActgtctttcctcctttcctcactcACTTTTTCTATTTCTCGTTTCCATCTTCTGGTTGCTTTGCCCttctgattccttttctttttcctgttttcttctgatctcccaccaccacctcccatcATTACCCCTCCCGTCCCTTCTTTCGTCGACTTCAGCCAGTGGGCTACTTGTTCCGGCCGGGACCCTGACGCCTCATCCTGCACCCCCCACCCAGAGTAGCAGGTCACTTGGTCAACTGGGAAAACTAGGTGTTTAAGGTGAGGATAGAATTTGGTCCCTGGAGGCACTATTTATTTCCCTTCCCCAGACTGTTCCTGACCAGTGGCACGCGTCTGTCTTAATGAGCTGCAGCTCCATAACCT contains:
- the LOC117028880 gene encoding dirigent protein 10-like, producing MQAGPSSSHRLAGGWAAGSGAGQGAGDAAAAGLPDDGAGEPEPGPGPAPAPPSEGEERTGGGAASSVPSSPPRGRGSGPADIMGGGGGHGAGARSALGRGRAAPGRQHSHAWIRAGSSSEGTPRHPAATVVCTWLWSLEGQEDRSQTRAENIYTHVYTRPVFVGRREIQKHFIGPHVPLRKDSFIDAWETSCKQMALLTLLGTV